In the Elioraea tepida genome, one interval contains:
- a CDS encoding Hsp20/alpha crystallin family protein: MALLPSLFGNQSVLDRMFDDLRRLQQQFEQAIGSGLPTPVFKADWRPAIDVKETAEGLTVTAELPGLTEQDVELSLEDDVLTIKGEKKAETTREEKGVHIQERSYGSFARSLQLPFAPKADAVQATFSKGVLTITLPRPPEAPKPSSRIEIKSG, translated from the coding sequence ATGGCGCTCCTGCCAAGCCTGTTCGGCAATCAGTCCGTGCTCGACCGGATGTTCGACGACCTCCGCAGACTGCAGCAGCAGTTCGAGCAGGCGATCGGTTCCGGCCTCCCCACCCCCGTCTTCAAGGCCGACTGGCGTCCGGCGATCGACGTCAAGGAGACGGCGGAGGGGCTCACCGTCACCGCCGAGCTGCCCGGGCTCACGGAACAGGACGTCGAGCTCTCGCTCGAGGATGACGTGCTGACGATCAAGGGAGAGAAGAAGGCCGAGACGACCCGCGAGGAGAAGGGCGTGCACATCCAGGAGCGGAGCTACGGCAGCTTCGCCCGGTCGCTGCAGCTTCCCTTCGCGCCGAAGGCGGATGCGGTCCAGGCGACCTTCTCCAAGGGTGTGCTGACCATCACCCTGCCGCGCCCGCCCGAAGCGCCGAAGCCGTCCTCGCGGATCGAGATCAAGTCCGGCTGA